The following proteins come from a genomic window of Dehalococcoidales bacterium:
- a CDS encoding DUF169 domain-containing protein, with protein sequence MVDLKQVSEALNSHIRPLSFPVAIRMCESAEELPEKVRIPQRDLGLDISLCHAIAMARRYGWTMAVDKYQTCYVAGISMGFLPIKPDVVDGSFQASLGLWGQTQDAAAAAIANMPRFDYGKYSHVLMAPVEKATFEPHVIMVYGNPAQIWVLLNGYLTGTGTRGGLDVTLTTGSGCTSHITRTIQSGDAKFVLVGTGERLVPHTQDYECAFSIPATRIEQTVKGLESGYRTGVFRYPVPTSMRYNSQHPPGYAEMRAHLLEED encoded by the coding sequence ATGGTAGACCTGAAACAGGTAAGTGAGGCACTGAATTCCCACATACGTCCACTGAGTTTTCCCGTGGCAATCAGGATGTGCGAGTCCGCCGAGGAGCTTCCCGAGAAGGTCCGGATACCTCAGCGGGACCTCGGCCTGGACATATCCCTGTGTCATGCCATTGCCATGGCGCGGCGTTACGGCTGGACAATGGCCGTCGATAAATACCAGACCTGCTACGTGGCCGGGATAAGCATGGGATTCCTGCCCATCAAGCCGGACGTGGTTGACGGCAGCTTCCAGGCGTCTCTCGGCCTGTGGGGACAGACACAGGATGCGGCAGCGGCGGCCATTGCCAATATGCCCAGGTTCGATTACGGCAAGTACAGTCACGTGCTCATGGCTCCCGTGGAAAAAGCTACTTTTGAGCCGCACGTTATCATGGTCTACGGAAATCCGGCCCAGATATGGGTCTTGCTCAATGGCTATCTCACCGGGACCGGCACGCGGGGAGGCCTTGATGTTACTCTGACCACAGGGTCGGGATGCACCAGCCATATTACGCGGACAATACAGTCGGGCGATGCCAAGTTCGTCCTGGTTGGCACCGGGGAAAGGTTGGTACCGCATACCCAGGACTACGAGTGTGCCTTCTCGATACCGGCCACCAGGATAGAGCAGACTGTTAAGGGTCTGGAGAGTGGATACAGGACCGGGGTCTTCCGTTATCCGGTACCCACTTCTATGCGGTACAATTCACAGCACCCGCCGGGATACGCCGAGATGAGAGCCCATCTGCTCGAGGAAGACTAG
- a CDS encoding carboxylesterase/lipase family protein gives MNPVAKTTAGKVEGFQKDGLNVFLGIPFATPPVGERRWLPPEPLQPWSGVKETMAFGPAAPQIIAPPNSQNPLQTGFNVDTSLGTQPAANEDCLYLNVWTPGLDNARRPVMFWIHGGGFTGGSGSSPMYDGGVFAGRDDVVVVTINYRVNVFGFLRLNEVTGGRIPSSGNEGMLDQLAALKWVRDNISAFGGDPGNVTIFGESAGGGSVCALLGMSAAKGLFHKAISQSGSAHFLNQRDEASQYAEYFLGILGISGSDVDALRALTMEQVLRTYVKTLPAPKDIRGPLPVIDGRIFSELPIDSIKAGSADGIPVMAGTISDEWRLWQIFDPAIVDLVEGHMFGRFRRMMSSWDMTETVEAYQHVLTGRGVPTTPTEIFLAVMTARMFWIPTIRTLEAQVSRGNPGYCYLLNWKSPIGDGMFGACHAMDLGFLWGAHGTEFFGSGPAADELSRNMQDAWLAFARTGNPSCQGLGKWLVYGDRRETMILGKKCGVEEAPLEEERLIWDSAPDSVFRWG, from the coding sequence ATGAATCCAGTGGCAAAGACAACTGCCGGCAAGGTGGAAGGCTTTCAGAAAGACGGACTCAACGTATTCCTGGGAATACCATTCGCCACCCCTCCTGTGGGCGAGCGACGCTGGCTTCCTCCGGAGCCGCTGCAGCCGTGGTCCGGTGTGAAAGAGACCATGGCCTTTGGCCCTGCCGCTCCACAGATAATCGCTCCGCCGAACTCGCAAAACCCTCTCCAGACCGGGTTCAATGTTGACACCAGCCTGGGCACACAACCGGCCGCAAACGAGGACTGCCTCTATCTCAATGTCTGGACTCCCGGCCTTGATAACGCCCGACGACCGGTGATGTTCTGGATTCATGGTGGCGGTTTCACCGGCGGTAGCGGGTCGTCACCGATGTACGATGGCGGCGTGTTTGCCGGACGTGACGACGTAGTGGTGGTTACGATTAACTACCGGGTCAATGTCTTCGGCTTCCTGAGGCTGAATGAGGTCACCGGCGGCAGGATACCGTCGTCGGGTAACGAGGGGATGCTTGACCAGTTGGCCGCTCTGAAGTGGGTACGCGACAACATCAGTGCCTTCGGTGGTGACCCCGGCAACGTGACCATCTTCGGTGAGTCGGCCGGTGGTGGAAGTGTCTGTGCGTTGCTTGGAATGTCGGCAGCAAAAGGCCTCTTCCACAAGGCAATTTCCCAGAGCGGCTCGGCTCACTTCCTGAACCAGCGGGACGAAGCCAGCCAGTATGCCGAGTACTTCCTTGGTATACTTGGTATCAGCGGGAGTGACGTTGATGCCCTGCGGGCGTTGACCATGGAGCAGGTGCTCAGGACCTACGTGAAGACGCTCCCGGCTCCCAAGGACATCCGGGGTCCCCTGCCCGTAATAGATGGCCGGATATTCTCCGAACTGCCGATTGATAGTATCAAGGCAGGTTCGGCTGATGGGATTCCGGTCATGGCGGGAACGATATCGGATGAATGGCGGCTGTGGCAGATATTTGACCCGGCAATAGTGGACCTCGTTGAGGGTCATATGTTCGGTCGTTTCCGGAGGATGATGTCTTCCTGGGACATGACGGAGACCGTGGAAGCCTACCAGCATGTACTCACCGGGCGTGGTGTGCCCACTACTCCCACCGAAATCTTCCTTGCCGTGATGACCGCACGGATGTTCTGGATTCCTACAATCCGGACACTGGAAGCGCAGGTGAGTCGCGGCAATCCGGGGTATTGTTACCTTCTCAACTGGAAATCACCAATCGGGGACGGCATGTTTGGGGCCTGTCACGCAATGGACCTCGGTTTCCTCTGGGGTGCCCACGGGACCGAGTTCTTCGGCTCCGGACCGGCGGCTGATGAGTTGTCGAGAAATATGCAGGATGCCTGGCTGGCCTTTGCCCGCACCGGCAACCCCAGTTGCCAGGGCCTGGGGAAGTGGCTGGTCTACGGTGACCGCCGGGAAACGATGATACTCGGGAAGAAGTGCGGGGTCGAAGAAGCCCCCCTTGAGGAGGAGCGCCTTATCTGGGATTCCGCTCCGGACAGCGTATTCAGGTGGGGGTGA
- a CDS encoding nitronate monooxygenase has product MVNSTIRTELCDMLGIKYPIIQAGMGPFSTNRLAGVSANAGALGIVSTSGFGYLRGSAAQMETGAAQVVKSLTDDRGGTWQEQLKRALRRVEESCREAKGIFGINVMVSSEVAEFAREVIRTTIELREEDPEMKGRLRVIITSAGDPLPMTDVIKPSGVKWFHVVPSVRHALRAERAGVDAVISSGQEGGGHVAWEPVHTIVLLPAIVRAVNIPVIGAGGFGTGASLIAALALGAVGVQMGTRFLATKESEFHPVHKDYILKGNERDTIVARGVVGPLRWIKNEAAVDFTRLTVEKAPGVFLGEPEDLADVAREVRAKEDEGWDAQFLGDGPKALMPGGEVAGLVDDIPSVKELVERIMKEAEDVLVNLPQKYLKD; this is encoded by the coding sequence ATGGTAAATAGCACTATACGGACGGAGTTATGCGACATGCTGGGTATAAAATACCCGATTATTCAGGCTGGTATGGGACCTTTCAGCACCAATCGGCTTGCCGGCGTGTCAGCAAATGCCGGGGCACTGGGGATTGTCAGTACCAGTGGTTTCGGCTATCTGAGGGGCAGCGCTGCTCAAATGGAAACAGGAGCAGCGCAAGTAGTCAAGTCACTCACCGATGACCGGGGTGGTACCTGGCAGGAGCAATTAAAGCGAGCTTTACGTCGGGTAGAGGAATCATGCCGGGAAGCAAAGGGAATCTTTGGCATCAATGTTATGGTATCTTCTGAAGTAGCAGAGTTCGCCCGCGAGGTAATCAGAACAACAATCGAACTAAGAGAAGAAGACCCGGAGATGAAAGGCAGATTGCGGGTGATAATCACCTCGGCGGGCGACCCTCTTCCTATGACAGACGTAATCAAACCCTCAGGGGTCAAGTGGTTTCACGTGGTACCCTCGGTCCGCCATGCTCTCAGGGCTGAGCGGGCTGGAGTTGATGCCGTAATTTCGTCCGGCCAGGAGGGTGGAGGTCATGTTGCCTGGGAACCGGTGCATACTATAGTCTTACTGCCGGCAATAGTAAGGGCCGTAAACATTCCTGTCATTGGTGCCGGTGGGTTTGGTACCGGCGCTTCACTGATAGCTGCCCTTGCCCTGGGCGCAGTAGGGGTTCAGATGGGCACAAGATTCCTGGCCACGAAAGAGAGCGAGTTTCACCCGGTGCACAAGGACTACATCTTGAAAGGTAACGAACGGGATACAATAGTAGCCAGGGGTGTTGTGGGTCCGTTGAGATGGATAAAAAATGAGGCGGCTGTGGATTTTACGCGGCTTACTGTGGAAAAAGCCCCCGGAGTATTCCTCGGTGAGCCGGAAGACCTTGCTGATGTTGCCCGTGAAGTTCGCGCCAAAGAGGACGAGGGCTGGGATGCGCAGTTCCTCGGTGATGGACCTAAAGCCCTGATGCCCGGGGGAGAAGTGGCGGGGCTTGTAGACGACATTCCTTCGGTGAAGGAGCTTGTCGAACGAATTATGAAGGAGGCAGAAGACGTCCTCGTGAATCTGCCTCAGAAATATCTCAAGGACTAG
- a CDS encoding acyl-CoA dehydrogenase family protein yields the protein MDFKVETPEPVDTDTENGRKFRQEVRDFLDKELTDDVIRERALNRDLPYDTPPLVREFNRKLGARGWLSPQAPDWPEEYGGVERSEVERRVLAEEMTARGIGWGSGYGGIQGAVIIRRGSEEMKREFLPRIARGEISFALGYTEPNAGTDLASLEMRAVRDGDDYIINGQKVYSSFAHITTHHWLAARTDPDVPKHRGISLFVVDFATPGITIRPLWTMSGDRTNEVFYDDVRVPARNLVGEENNGWSYIREALGVERIGMGGGVVGEGRRTILTDLIEYANETERGGKPLSEDPNVRQSLAQLAIETSIRRLFSYRTSWLMRKGDIPEVEAAMSKVWGNEFDQRIGQIGTQIMGLYGQLEAGSRWVPINGSVEHRHLFAVHLSYGGGSHELMRSLMATRGMGLPREPR from the coding sequence TTGGACTTCAAAGTAGAGACACCGGAACCGGTTGATACAGATACGGAGAATGGCAGGAAGTTCAGACAGGAGGTCCGGGATTTCCTGGACAAGGAGTTGACCGACGATGTTATCCGGGAGCGTGCGCTAAATCGTGACCTCCCTTATGATACGCCTCCTCTCGTCCGGGAGTTTAACCGTAAGCTTGGTGCCAGGGGGTGGCTATCTCCACAAGCTCCCGACTGGCCTGAAGAGTACGGAGGGGTAGAACGCTCCGAGGTAGAGAGACGTGTCCTTGCTGAAGAGATGACAGCTCGGGGGATTGGTTGGGGAAGTGGATACGGCGGAATACAGGGCGCCGTCATCATACGACGTGGCAGCGAAGAGATGAAGAGGGAATTTCTGCCCAGGATTGCCCGGGGGGAGATTAGCTTTGCCCTGGGTTATACCGAGCCCAATGCCGGGACCGACCTGGCATCACTGGAAATGCGCGCCGTACGGGATGGTGATGATTACATTATCAACGGGCAGAAGGTATACAGTAGCTTTGCACATATAACAACACACCACTGGCTTGCAGCCAGGACCGACCCCGATGTCCCGAAACATAGGGGGATATCCCTTTTCGTAGTGGACTTTGCTACCCCGGGTATTACCATACGGCCTTTGTGGACGATGAGCGGGGACAGAACAAACGAGGTCTTCTATGATGATGTGCGGGTTCCTGCCAGAAACCTGGTAGGAGAGGAAAACAATGGTTGGAGCTACATCAGAGAGGCTCTGGGTGTTGAGAGAATAGGAATGGGGGGCGGTGTAGTAGGCGAAGGTCGCAGGACTATTCTGACAGACCTGATTGAATACGCTAATGAGACAGAGCGTGGCGGAAAGCCTCTGTCTGAAGACCCTAATGTGCGTCAGAGCCTGGCACAGCTTGCTATTGAGACCAGCATAAGACGCCTGTTTAGTTATCGTACATCATGGTTGATGAGGAAAGGAGACATTCCCGAGGTAGAAGCGGCAATGTCCAAGGTCTGGGGAAATGAATTTGACCAGAGAATCGGGCAAATTGGCACGCAGATAATGGGTCTCTATGGACAACTCGAAGCTGGCTCCAGGTGGGTACCGATAAATGGAAGTGTAGAGCATCGCCATCTGTTTGCAGTCCACCTCAGTTACGGTGGCGGTTCTCACGAACTCATGAGGAGCCTCATGGCAACCAGGGGTATGGGACTGCCCCGGGAACCCCGTTAA
- a CDS encoding acyl-CoA dehydrogenase family protein has product MDFDLNEEQEMLKTAARDFLSKECPKAMVKEMAQDERGYPPELWHKITELGWPGLVFPEQYGGSGGGFLDLTVLVEEMGRACLPVPFFSTVVLAGLFILNAGSEEQKQGLLTRVTQGEVILTLALTEPTAGYDAASVEVEAADDNGDYIINGTKLFIPDAHIADYLICIARTEKGAVPEEGITAFLVDAKSPGISCTVLKTIAGDKLCEVVFDNVRVPHKNIVGELNQGWAPVAKTMQQATVAKCAEMVGGAQQVLEMSAEYTKERIVFGRQLGSFPVIQHHIANMMIDVDSCRFLTYEAAWKLSEGLSCEVETHMAKAWASEAYQRVAALGQQIFGGVGFIQDHDMPLYFRRAKAAESTLGDSYYHREQLAQLLTRAESSAS; this is encoded by the coding sequence ATGGATTTTGATCTGAATGAAGAACAGGAAATGCTCAAGACCGCGGCACGTGATTTCCTGAGTAAGGAATGCCCGAAGGCGATGGTAAAGGAAATGGCGCAGGATGAAAGGGGCTATCCCCCCGAGCTATGGCACAAGATAACGGAGCTGGGATGGCCGGGCCTGGTATTTCCGGAGCAGTATGGAGGTTCCGGAGGGGGATTCCTGGACCTGACCGTGCTTGTCGAAGAAATGGGCCGCGCCTGTTTGCCCGTACCATTCTTTTCTACAGTTGTTCTGGCTGGTCTATTTATCCTGAACGCAGGGTCCGAGGAGCAAAAACAGGGCCTGCTGACCAGGGTGACCCAGGGAGAGGTTATTCTTACCCTGGCACTAACCGAACCGACTGCCGGTTATGATGCCGCTTCAGTGGAGGTTGAAGCCGCAGATGATAACGGTGACTATATTATTAACGGCACCAAGCTCTTCATCCCTGATGCCCATATAGCTGACTATCTGATATGCATTGCCAGGACCGAAAAGGGCGCAGTGCCGGAGGAGGGAATCACCGCCTTTCTGGTGGATGCGAAGAGCCCGGGCATCAGTTGCACCGTGCTGAAGACTATTGCCGGCGACAAGCTCTGTGAGGTCGTCTTTGATAATGTAAGAGTGCCCCATAAGAACATCGTGGGGGAGTTGAATCAGGGTTGGGCTCCGGTGGCAAAGACCATGCAGCAGGCAACAGTGGCCAAGTGTGCCGAGATGGTCGGGGGGGCTCAACAGGTCCTGGAGATGTCTGCCGAGTACACGAAGGAGAGAATTGTATTCGGACGTCAACTGGGCAGCTTTCCGGTCATTCAGCACCACATTGCCAATATGATGATAGACGTTGACAGTTGTCGATTCTTAACCTATGAAGCAGCCTGGAAGCTGAGTGAGGGCCTCTCCTGTGAGGTGGAAACACACATGGCGAAGGCCTGGGCAAGTGAGGCTTATCAACGGGTTGCCGCCCTGGGTCAGCAGATTTTCGGAGGTGTCGGTTTTATACAGGACCATGACATGCCTTTGTATTTCAGGCGGGCTAAAGCGGCAGAGTCTACCCTGGGCGATAGCTATTACCACCGTGAGCAGTTGGCCCAATTACTGACTCGCGCAGAATCTTCGGCAAGTTGA
- a CDS encoding MBL fold metallo-hydrolase, which translates to MSGNSHTFTRRTGGEPYAISKERLSDGDTDLTGFFFRYGANIFALSYTQDGVRKHTFVDAGDSRYQDRMLPMLVENGIEPAGIERIIITHRHPDHCGLAYLLAGASGAKIMVHANFRHFVEGTIGHEERRWLGGFNPSRLRECNIEYLEPSSGPGPVNIGGVDFPGLVEPIALGEVGRLQILACPDAEQMHSPDQVVVLYSPRGNPHRQEKTQDGYRPTDDIVFSGDLWLMKGPMFYRGVKDISRQVRYGLRQIRGMLSGGGMFRRDPRVQDSQAKEALKRGFSLVRVEPGHGEEFLGSRLIPGSLLADRDLLVGFGYSMNASTAILKSDELAPKVSAIREQGYTNFTSELSVWRDLGYTPEEITGLLVRIYREQSGGGPLVEQDRKQRRKRLRDTLARLRDDETAPGDMRQLAESTLAALKRIA; encoded by the coding sequence ATGAGCGGAAACAGTCATACATTTACCAGACGGACGGGTGGGGAACCCTATGCAATTTCGAAGGAGCGGTTGAGTGATGGCGATACCGACCTGACAGGTTTTTTCTTTCGCTACGGCGCGAATATTTTCGCATTGAGCTATACGCAGGATGGAGTCAGGAAACACACCTTCGTAGATGCCGGTGACTCGCGGTACCAGGACAGGATGCTGCCCATGCTTGTCGAGAACGGTATCGAGCCCGCCGGTATCGAGAGGATAATCATCACCCACCGTCATCCTGACCACTGCGGGCTGGCCTACCTGCTGGCCGGGGCCTCCGGGGCCAAAATCATGGTACACGCCAACTTCAGGCATTTCGTTGAAGGCACTATCGGCCACGAGGAGCGGCGCTGGCTGGGTGGTTTCAATCCGTCCCGGCTCAGGGAATGTAACATCGAGTACCTTGAACCTTCCAGTGGCCCCGGTCCGGTGAATATCGGTGGGGTGGATTTTCCAGGTCTGGTTGAACCGATAGCATTGGGAGAAGTGGGCAGGCTGCAAATTCTGGCCTGTCCCGATGCTGAGCAGATGCACAGTCCTGACCAGGTAGTCGTCCTGTATTCACCGCGGGGTAACCCGCACAGACAGGAGAAGACGCAGGACGGCTATCGGCCAACGGATGACATCGTGTTCTCCGGCGACCTCTGGTTGATGAAAGGACCGATGTTCTACCGGGGAGTGAAGGATATTTCCCGGCAGGTGAGGTACGGCCTTCGCCAGATAAGGGGCATGTTATCGGGTGGAGGCATGTTCCGCAGGGATCCTCGGGTGCAGGACTCACAGGCAAAGGAAGCACTCAAGCGAGGTTTCTCCCTGGTCCGGGTAGAACCCGGCCACGGCGAGGAATTCCTGGGTAGCAGGCTCATCCCCGGTAGCCTGCTGGCTGACCGTGACCTCCTCGTAGGATTCGGTTACTCTATGAATGCGAGCACAGCTATCCTGAAGTCGGACGAGCTGGCTCCGAAGGTATCCGCTATCAGGGAGCAGGGGTATACCAATTTTACCAGTGAACTGTCGGTGTGGAGAGACCTGGGGTACACACCGGAAGAGATAACCGGACTTCTGGTCCGGATATACAGAGAACAGAGCGGCGGCGGTCCGCTGGTAGAACAGGACAGAAAACAGAGAAGAAAACGACTCAGGGATACTCTGGCCAGGTTGAGAGACGATGAAACCGCACCCGGGGATATGCGTCAGTTAGCAGAGTCAACACTGGCGGCACTGAAGCGGATTGCGTAG
- a CDS encoding CoA-binding protein, producing the protein MSSAVPHPLDDIFHPGSIAVVGASTSQSAMGWVERLLSFGYGGRIYPVNPRATEIAGLKAYPTVRDIPGEVDYAIFNIPARLAPRIMEDCAARHVKVAHIFTAGFSETGKEEAKALQEHVIAIARAGGVRIIGPNCMGIYNPAAGLTFNPLFSREPGDVAFVSQSGAGSTRFVQLANNRGIHFSKVVSYGNAVDLDAPDFLEYLAGDAETAIVTCYIEGVRDGRRFMEAVRECLATKPVIILKAGLTESGAGAAASHTSALAGSKSTWEAFFRQTGAIQVDTLEGIADVILALRYMQCPDGRRVGIVGRGGGIGVIATDTCENAGLKVPPFRSGTRKELVKVIPEAGAGVRNPVETTLGFDGVADFYAKGLSIVDGDPEIDFIMTHIAVDIYGRRQSQMKEGLVKAVEVLADTARTLKKPLVAVLYPGEQVEAVAAVLEARQKLLEAGIPVFPTIDAAARAVSRLINYHIRKDQLRTNI; encoded by the coding sequence TTGTCTTCAGCGGTGCCTCACCCACTGGATGATATCTTCCATCCCGGGTCCATTGCCGTTGTTGGTGCTTCAACCAGTCAATCGGCAATGGGCTGGGTAGAAAGGCTGCTGAGCTTTGGCTACGGCGGTCGTATTTATCCGGTGAATCCCCGGGCGACGGAAATAGCAGGACTGAAAGCCTATCCCACGGTAAGGGACATCCCCGGTGAAGTCGACTATGCCATATTCAACATTCCGGCACGATTAGCCCCCCGGATAATGGAGGACTGCGCGGCCAGGCATGTCAAGGTGGCCCATATCTTTACGGCCGGTTTCAGCGAGACCGGTAAGGAAGAGGCGAAGGCCTTGCAGGAGCACGTCATTGCCATTGCCAGGGCCGGTGGCGTGCGCATCATCGGTCCGAACTGCATGGGTATCTACAATCCCGCCGCAGGTCTGACCTTCAATCCACTCTTCTCCAGGGAACCGGGCGATGTTGCTTTTGTCTCCCAGTCAGGCGCCGGGAGTACCCGTTTTGTCCAGCTGGCTAACAACAGGGGCATTCATTTCAGTAAGGTGGTCAGCTATGGTAACGCCGTAGACCTGGATGCTCCGGATTTCCTGGAATACCTGGCAGGTGATGCAGAGACGGCGATTGTTACCTGCTATATCGAAGGTGTCCGGGACGGGCGCAGGTTCATGGAAGCAGTGAGAGAATGCCTGGCGACAAAGCCGGTCATCATCCTGAAGGCAGGATTGACCGAGAGCGGAGCCGGAGCGGCCGCCTCGCACACCTCTGCTCTCGCGGGGTCGAAGTCAACCTGGGAGGCCTTTTTCAGGCAGACCGGGGCGATACAGGTAGATACACTGGAAGGGATTGCGGATGTGATACTGGCCCTGCGGTACATGCAGTGTCCCGATGGTCGGCGGGTCGGCATTGTGGGGAGAGGTGGTGGCATTGGCGTTATCGCTACCGATACCTGTGAGAATGCCGGTCTCAAGGTACCGCCTTTCCGTTCAGGTACAAGGAAGGAACTGGTAAAGGTTATCCCTGAAGCCGGTGCCGGTGTCAGGAATCCGGTGGAGACCACGCTGGGTTTTGACGGAGTGGCCGATTTCTACGCGAAGGGGCTGAGTATTGTGGACGGCGACCCGGAGATTGATTTCATCATGACCCACATAGCAGTGGATATCTACGGCAGGCGCCAGTCCCAGATGAAAGAGGGCCTGGTGAAGGCTGTAGAGGTCCTGGCCGATACCGCCAGGACACTTAAAAAGCCGCTAGTGGCTGTCCTGTACCCCGGCGAACAGGTAGAGGCTGTCGCTGCCGTGCTCGAAGCCAGGCAGAAACTTCTTGAAGCGGGGATACCTGTATTCCCCACGATTGATGCCGCTGCCAGGGCAGTGAGCCGGCTTATCAACTATCACATTCGCAAGGACCAACTGCGGACTAATATATAA
- a CDS encoding MBL fold metallo-hydrolase, whose protein sequence is MKIDITTLSENTANYGCIGEWGLSILVETEGTRVLMDTGLSFSATHNARVLGVDLSGVDRIVLSHGHADHTGGLVEVLAETGEVEIVAHPDIFAEKCAGRNQETLRDIGIPFSREELENLGARFNLSREPVHITDRIMTTGEVPMVTDYEEIDSNLWVREGGKLKPDPLADDLSLVIDTDFGLVVILGCAHRGIINILRHARNITGKENVYAVIGGTHLVSASEERLARTVADLREMGIQKLDVSHCTGFFAAARLAQEFSDIFFLNNAGTRFSLP, encoded by the coding sequence ATGAAAATCGATATTACTACACTGAGTGAAAACACGGCCAACTATGGGTGTATCGGCGAGTGGGGACTGAGTATTCTGGTTGAAACCGAAGGGACGAGAGTCCTGATGGACACCGGTCTGAGCTTCTCTGCGACGCACAATGCCCGGGTGCTCGGTGTCGATCTGTCCGGAGTTGACCGGATAGTGCTCAGTCATGGTCACGCCGACCACACCGGGGGGCTGGTCGAGGTGCTGGCTGAGACGGGAGAGGTTGAGATAGTTGCTCATCCTGACATCTTCGCGGAGAAATGCGCCGGACGTAATCAGGAAACACTGCGGGACATTGGTATACCCTTTTCCCGTGAGGAACTGGAGAACCTGGGTGCCCGGTTTAACCTGTCAAGAGAGCCGGTCCACATCACGGACCGTATCATGACCACCGGGGAGGTCCCGATGGTTACCGACTACGAAGAAATCGATAGTAACCTGTGGGTCAGAGAGGGCGGTAAACTGAAACCGGACCCGCTGGCCGATGACCTGTCCCTGGTGATTGATACAGACTTCGGACTCGTTGTTATTCTGGGCTGCGCACACCGGGGCATTATCAATATCCTGCGCCATGCCCGGAACATCACCGGGAAAGAGAATGTCTATGCCGTTATCGGTGGTACTCACCTGGTATCGGCTTCGGAAGAACGGCTCGCCAGGACCGTGGCCGACCTCAGGGAGATGGGGATACAGAAACTGGACGTCTCCCACTGCACCGGGTTCTTTGCTGCGGCCCGGCTGGCACAAGAATTCAGCGATATTTTCTTCCTTAACAACGCGGGCACCAGGTTCAGCCTGCCCTGA
- a CDS encoding metallophosphoesterase — MCRKQALPASYTRRIFPLPSLNKSRLPDWPVCYDNHGQYLITFSSVRWLVELSRILVISDTHFRSTGALSPGLLRAIEEAEYVVHCGDFVSRTVINELRRLSRHFIGVYGNADPDDVRRMLPAETTFSFGGKKIAVIHPYWGGDGYRLEEELTTRYPRADVILFGHTHVPYNLMMNGTLLLNPGQAYASFMVSASVGILTINEDGVSAEILNVD, encoded by the coding sequence ATGTGTAGGAAGCAGGCTTTGCCTGCTTCCTACACAAGGAGAATATTTCCCCTCCCTTCTCTGAACAAGAGCAGGCTGCCGGACTGGCCGGTGTGCTATGATAACCACGGGCAATACCTCATTACATTTTCATCTGTGAGGTGGCTGGTAGAGTTGTCGCGAATACTGGTGATATCCGATACCCACTTTCGCTCGACAGGGGCATTATCCCCGGGGCTCCTGCGAGCGATAGAAGAGGCAGAATACGTGGTCCACTGTGGCGACTTCGTTAGCAGGACAGTAATCAATGAGCTACGGCGACTGTCCCGCCATTTCATCGGTGTCTACGGGAACGCCGACCCCGATGACGTAAGGCGCATGCTGCCAGCAGAGACCACGTTCTCATTCGGGGGGAAGAAAATAGCTGTGATACATCCCTACTGGGGTGGTGACGGGTACCGTCTGGAGGAGGAGCTTACTACCCGCTATCCCCGGGCCGATGTTATCCTGTTCGGCCATACCCACGTGCCCTACAACCTGATGATGAATGGCACGCTGCTGCTCAACCCGGGCCAGGCGTATGCTTCCTTCATGGTATCGGCATCGGTCGGCATCCTGACCATCAATGAGGATGGGGTTAGCGCCGAGATTCTAAACGTGGACTGA